A region from the uncultured Macellibacteroides sp. genome encodes:
- a CDS encoding Fic family protein yields the protein MGYISVRDFAKKYDISERTVRNYCAVGKIDGAFLTGKTWSIPEDSILPSRKKLQSVISPILKALREQKSMKLKGGIYHRTQIDLTYNSNHIEGSRLTHDQTRYIFETNTIGISDESVNVDDIIETTNHFRCIDLIIDRTEERLSEGFIKELHRILKEGTSDSRKDWLAVGDYKRLPNEVGGNETTAPENVHREMKALLSEYNAKKDKTFEDIIDLHQRFESIHPFQDGNGRVGRLVTFKECLANAAVPFIITDELKMFYYRGLQQWNTQRGYLLDTCLSAQDSYKAILNYFKIKY from the coding sequence ATGGGATATATTTCAGTAAGAGACTTCGCTAAAAAATACGATATTTCGGAACGTACTGTCCGAAACTACTGCGCTGTTGGTAAAATTGACGGAGCATTTTTAACGGGTAAAACTTGGAGTATACCCGAAGATTCCATTTTGCCATCACGTAAAAAATTACAATCTGTAATATCTCCAATACTCAAAGCACTACGTGAGCAGAAGTCTATGAAATTGAAAGGTGGCATTTATCACCGCACCCAGATCGATCTGACCTATAATTCTAATCACATTGAAGGTAGCCGCCTTACACATGATCAAACTCGTTACATTTTCGAAACTAATACAATTGGTATTTCAGACGAAAGCGTTAATGTGGACGATATTATCGAGACCACAAATCACTTTCGTTGCATTGACTTAATCATTGACCGAACCGAAGAACGTTTGTCGGAGGGTTTTATTAAAGAACTGCATCGCATACTCAAAGAGGGAACCTCTGACAGTCGTAAGGATTGGTTAGCAGTGGGTGACTACAAACGCCTGCCCAACGAGGTTGGAGGTAATGAAACTACTGCACCGGAAAATGTTCACAGAGAAATGAAAGCATTGCTCTCCGAATATAATGCCAAAAAAGATAAGACCTTTGAAGATATTATTGACCTGCATCAGCGTTTCGAGAGTATTCACCCATTCCAAGATGGTAATGGTCGTGTTGGCCGACTCGTCACATTCAAAGAGTGCTTGGCGAATGCCGCAGTGCCGTTTATTATTACCGATGAACTAAAAATGTTCTATTACAGAGGACTCCAACAATGGAATACTCAACGAGGTTATTTGCTCGATACTTGCCTTTCGGCTCAGGATAGCTATAAAGCTATTCTTAACTACTTCAAAATAAAGTATTAA
- a CDS encoding outer membrane beta-barrel protein produces the protein MNKKLITILLLLLVCLSGYSQIYWNAKAGINISNIINSGEVDFKPGYQVGVGMDYYFNDHWGIQPSLMLISKGYKDKGDYHIPPFMDNSEQLKSYKLTDNKVYVELPLLLTYRFNVSEKFKLILSGGGYISYGVGGKYKNTDTLLDGTSRKINVDSFSAGVEKFDTGLAAGATLEYNKYSIGLSSDFGLRSTTAHFKNRTYGLNFGYRF, from the coding sequence ATGAATAAAAAATTAATTACTATTTTACTATTGCTTTTAGTTTGTTTGTCCGGATATAGCCAAATATACTGGAATGCAAAAGCCGGAATAAATATCAGCAATATTATTAACTCGGGAGAAGTGGACTTTAAGCCCGGATATCAGGTTGGTGTTGGAATGGATTATTATTTCAATGACCATTGGGGAATTCAACCTTCACTCATGCTGATATCCAAAGGGTATAAGGATAAAGGAGATTATCATATCCCTCCTTTTATGGATAATTCAGAGCAGCTGAAATCATATAAACTTACAGATAATAAAGTATATGTTGAACTACCTCTTTTATTAACTTACAGATTTAATGTCTCAGAGAAATTTAAACTTATTTTAAGTGGTGGAGGGTATATAAGCTACGGAGTTGGCGGAAAGTATAAAAATACCGACACATTATTGGATGGGACATCAAGAAAGATTAACGTGGATTCATTTTCTGCAGGCGTAGAAAAATTTGATACCGGTCTTGCAGCCGGAGCAACTTTGGAATACAACAAATATTCTATTGGTCTCAGCAGTGATTTCGGACTACGATCAACTACAGCTCATTTTAAAAATCGGACATATGGACTAAATTTCGGATACAGATTCTAA
- the galE gene encoding UDP-glucose 4-epimerase GalE yields the protein MKTKILVTGGTGYIGSHTVVELQSAGYEVVIVDNLSNSNADVVDGIEKISGIRPSFYEVDCNDKAGLTKVLSENAGIKGIIHFAASKAVGESVQQPLKYYRNNLVTLINLLELMPEFGIEGIVFSSSCTVYGQPDILPVTEDAPVKPAMSPYGNTKQINEEIIKDTIYAGVPFKSIILRYFNPIGAHPSGIIGELPNGVPQNLIPYLTQTAIGIRKELSVFGNDYDTPDGSCIRDYINVVDLAKAHVIAMDRMLGNKSEEKVEIFNLGTGRGVTVLELIEAFEKGTGVKVPHKIVGRREGDIEKVWANPEHANKVLGWTAKESVEDTLVTAWNWQLKLRERGIQ from the coding sequence ATGAAGACAAAAATTTTGGTAACCGGAGGCACAGGTTATATCGGCTCGCACACAGTAGTCGAATTGCAAAGTGCAGGATATGAGGTAGTGATTGTTGACAATCTATCAAATTCGAATGCTGATGTTGTAGATGGTATTGAAAAGATTTCGGGTATTCGCCCTTCTTTTTATGAAGTTGACTGCAACGATAAAGCCGGATTGACAAAGGTATTGTCAGAAAATGCAGGTATTAAAGGTATTATTCACTTTGCAGCCAGCAAAGCGGTGGGCGAATCTGTACAACAACCATTGAAATACTACCGGAACAATCTCGTGACTTTGATTAATCTGTTAGAGCTAATGCCTGAATTTGGTATCGAAGGAATCGTATTTTCTTCTTCTTGTACCGTATATGGTCAGCCAGACATTCTTCCTGTAACAGAAGATGCCCCTGTAAAACCAGCTATGTCTCCATACGGAAATACAAAACAGATAAACGAAGAGATTATCAAAGACACCATCTATGCCGGTGTACCTTTCAAAAGTATTATTCTTCGCTATTTCAATCCAATTGGTGCTCATCCAAGTGGTATCATTGGCGAATTACCAAACGGAGTTCCTCAAAACCTGATACCTTACCTTACTCAGACGGCTATTGGCATTCGCAAAGAGCTGAGCGTGTTTGGTAACGATTACGATACTCCCGACGGATCTTGTATCCGCGACTATATAAACGTTGTGGATCTTGCTAAGGCGCACGTTATCGCGATGGATCGTATGCTTGGCAACAAGAGCGAAGAAAAGGTTGAAATTTTCAATCTTGGTACAGGTCGTGGCGTAACTGTTCTCGAGCTAATTGAAGCTTTCGAAAAAGGAACTGGTGTAAAAGTTCCTCACAAAATCGTTGGCAGACGCGAAGGTGACATCGAAAAAGTATGGGCTAATCCCGAACATGCTAATAAAGTATTGGGATGGACTGCCAAAGAATCGGTAGAAGACACATTGGTTACTGCCTGGAACTGGCAATTAAAGCTACGCGAACGCGGTATTCAATAA
- the rsxA gene encoding electron transport complex subunit RsxA yields MDYILIFITAVFVNNIVLAQFLGICPFLGVSKKVDTAAGMGAAVTFVLTIATIVTYLVQKYVLDAFGLGYLQTISFILIIAALVQMVEIILKKVSPALYQALGVFLPLITTNCVILGVAILVIQKDYNLMQSIVFAISTAIGYSMALIIFATIREQLALTRVPDALKGTPIALITAGLLAMAFMGFSGVV; encoded by the coding sequence ATGGATTATATTTTAATTTTTATCACGGCCGTTTTTGTTAACAACATTGTACTGGCACAATTTTTAGGGATCTGTCCTTTTCTGGGCGTATCCAAAAAAGTTGATACGGCGGCTGGTATGGGTGCAGCAGTTACCTTTGTTCTTACTATCGCTACGATTGTAACTTATCTGGTACAAAAATATGTTTTAGACGCATTTGGATTAGGATATCTTCAAACTATCAGCTTCATTCTAATCATTGCAGCTTTGGTTCAAATGGTAGAAATCATACTTAAAAAGGTTTCTCCCGCATTGTATCAGGCGCTTGGCGTATTTCTTCCGCTTATCACAACAAACTGTGTTATACTTGGCGTAGCCATTCTTGTTATTCAGAAAGATTATAATTTAATGCAATCTATTGTATTTGCAATCTCGACAGCCATTGGATATTCGATGGCCTTGATTATCTTTGCAACTATTCGCGAACAGTTAGCCCTTACACGGGTACCGGACGCGTTAAAAGGAACCCCAATCGCTTTGATTACAGCAGGCTTGCTTGCTATGGCATTTATGGGTTTTTCGGGGGTTGTATAA
- a CDS encoding electron transport complex subunit E, which translates to MNNMKVLMNGIVKENPTFVILLGMCPTLGTTSSAMNGFSMGLATTFVLACSNIAISALKNVIPDQVRIPGYIVVIAAFVTVVQMCMEAFVPALYASLGLFIPLIVVNCIVLGRAESFAAKNGIINSAFDGLGMGLGFTMALTILGTIREFIGTGKFFGATVLPEEFGSLIFVLAPGAFIVLGYLIAIASKLRKA; encoded by the coding sequence ATGAATAATATGAAAGTTCTGATGAACGGCATAGTAAAAGAGAATCCTACATTCGTAATTTTGCTTGGAATGTGTCCTACATTGGGTACCACTTCGTCGGCAATGAATGGATTTAGTATGGGTCTGGCCACAACTTTTGTGCTTGCTTGTTCTAATATTGCTATATCTGCTCTCAAGAATGTTATACCAGATCAGGTACGTATCCCGGGATACATTGTTGTTATTGCAGCATTTGTTACTGTGGTTCAAATGTGTATGGAAGCTTTTGTTCCTGCATTGTATGCCAGTTTGGGATTATTTATTCCTCTGATTGTTGTTAACTGTATTGTATTGGGTCGCGCAGAATCATTTGCAGCAAAAAACGGAATTATTAATTCGGCTTTCGACGGACTAGGGATGGGTCTCGGATTCACAATGGCTCTTACCATATTGGGTACCATTAGAGAATTTATTGGAACAGGAAAGTTCTTTGGCGCTACTGTTTTACCAGAAGAGTTTGGCTCACTTATCTTTGTACTGGCTCCGGGAGCCTTTATTGTCTTAGGCTACCTTATTGCCATTGCATCTAAATTACGTAAAGCCTGA
- a CDS encoding RnfABCDGE type electron transport complex subunit G: MAKLKSTLPNMLLSLTIICGGAGAILAGVNDYTTAPIAASKAAALETAIKEVTPPFDNNPTKESYKAATAEGDSLLIYPAKKDGKLIGVAVESNTQKGFSGEIKVIVGFDADGKLFNYSVLQHSETPGLGSKMQEWFRMNKNKQSVLGRSLSDGNLQVSKDGGDVDAITAATISSRAFLDAVNRAYSAYAGTKKWDGASGATTDPANPEEISQTETVKEGGNNE; the protein is encoded by the coding sequence ATGGCTAAATTAAAATCTACATTACCAAATATGTTGCTGTCGCTTACCATTATATGTGGTGGTGCCGGAGCTATCCTTGCGGGTGTAAACGACTATACAACCGCGCCAATTGCTGCGTCAAAAGCCGCAGCTCTCGAAACCGCTATCAAAGAGGTTACTCCTCCATTCGATAACAATCCTACAAAAGAATCTTACAAAGCAGCTACAGCCGAAGGGGATTCTCTTTTGATTTACCCTGCAAAAAAAGACGGAAAGCTTATTGGTGTTGCCGTTGAAAGCAATACGCAAAAGGGTTTTTCGGGTGAGATTAAAGTAATTGTTGGCTTCGATGCCGATGGAAAATTATTTAATTACTCGGTACTGCAACATTCCGAAACTCCCGGACTTGGTTCTAAAATGCAGGAGTGGTTCCGAATGAACAAAAATAAACAAAGTGTACTTGGCCGTTCTTTATCGGACGGTAATCTGCAGGTTAGTAAAGATGGCGGAGATGTGGATGCCATTACGGCTGCCACCATTTCGAGCCGGGCTTTTCTGGATGCAGTAAACCGTGCTTACAGTGCCTATGCAGGAACAAAAAAATGGGATGGCGCATCTGGAGCTACAACTGATCCAGCTAATCCTGAAGAAATATCACAAACTGAAACAGTAAAGGAAGGAGGCAATAATGAATAA
- a CDS encoding RnfABCDGE type electron transport complex subunit D — MENKFIVSPSPHIHGGDSISKNMYGVLIALVPAFLASLYFFGLGALVVTATAVIACVLFEYLIQKFLYKKQPTICDGSAILTGLLLAFNLPSNLPAWIIVIGALAAIGIGKMSFGGLGNNIFNPALVGRVFLLISFPAQMTTWPVPGNLPMSYTDAETGATVLSALKQHAGELPTYSDMLLGNMGGSLGEVGAIALLLGLAFMLIRKIITWHIPVSIIGTVAIFTGIMYLIDPISYANPLIHILSGGLLLGAIFMATDYVTSPMSTNGMLVYGVGIGLITTIIRLFGAYPEGMSFAILIMNALTPLINTYIKPKHFGGK, encoded by the coding sequence ATGGAAAATAAATTCATTGTATCTCCATCGCCGCATATTCACGGCGGCGATTCGATAAGTAAAAATATGTACGGTGTACTGATCGCCCTGGTTCCGGCGTTTCTGGCATCACTTTATTTCTTCGGGCTTGGCGCACTGGTGGTTACAGCAACAGCTGTTATTGCTTGTGTTTTGTTTGAATATCTTATCCAAAAATTTCTGTATAAGAAGCAACCAACCATCTGCGACGGATCGGCTATTCTTACAGGATTGCTGTTGGCCTTCAACCTTCCTTCCAATCTTCCGGCGTGGATTATTGTTATCGGAGCTCTTGCTGCTATCGGCATTGGTAAAATGTCGTTTGGCGGATTGGGAAATAATATTTTCAACCCTGCATTAGTAGGACGTGTATTCCTTCTAATCTCGTTCCCGGCGCAAATGACCACCTGGCCAGTTCCTGGTAATCTTCCCATGAGTTACACCGATGCCGAAACCGGAGCTACGGTTTTATCGGCTCTTAAACAACATGCCGGAGAGCTTCCAACCTATTCAGATATGCTTTTGGGTAACATGGGTGGTAGTTTAGGGGAAGTTGGAGCGATTGCCCTTCTTTTAGGGTTGGCATTTATGCTTATCCGCAAAATTATTACCTGGCACATTCCGGTTTCGATTATCGGAACAGTTGCTATTTTTACAGGTATAATGTACTTAATTGATCCTATTTCCTATGCAAACCCGCTGATTCATATTCTTTCGGGTGGTCTGCTTCTTGGTGCTATTTTTATGGCGACCGACTATGTTACTTCGCCGATGAGCACCAACGGGATGCTGGTTTACGGAGTAGGTATTGGCTTAATTACCACTATAATTCGTTTATTTGGTGCTTATCCCGAAGGGATGTCGTTCGCAATTCTTATTATGAACGCGCTTACTCCGCTAATTAACACCTATATTAAACCTAAACATTTCGGAGGGAAATAA
- the rsxC gene encoding electron transport complex subunit RsxC produces the protein MLKTFRIGGIHPPENKLSAGKHITALDIPKQVIIPLGQHIGAPAQALVKKGDLVKVGTLIAKAGGFVSANIHSSVSGKVNKIDNALDSSGYRKPAVYIDVEGDEWEETIDRTESIVRDCNLSSKEIVDKISAAGIVGLGGATFPTQVKLLPPPGTKAEVLIINGVECEPYLTSDHSLMLEKGLEILSGVSLLMKATNVSKAIIGIENNKSDAINHFKKLATEFKGIEIEPLKVQYPQGGEKQLIDAIISKQVKSGALPISVGAIVQNVGTAFAVYEAVQKNKPLIERIVTVTGKGVSTPSNFKVRIGTPISMLIEAAGGIPENTGKIIGGGPMMGKALINAEVPVTKGSSGILILSKEESVRKPVYDCIRCAKCVKACPMGLNPSLLMNATEFSEWGLAEKNYITDCIECGSCSYTCPANRPLLDHIRLGKTKVMGIVRARKQ, from the coding sequence ATGCTTAAGACATTTCGTATCGGAGGAATACATCCACCCGAAAATAAATTGTCTGCCGGAAAACACATAACTGCTCTTGATATCCCCAAACAGGTTATCATACCCCTGGGCCAACACATCGGAGCACCTGCTCAGGCGTTGGTAAAAAAAGGAGACCTGGTAAAAGTTGGAACACTTATTGCTAAAGCAGGTGGTTTTGTTTCCGCCAACATACATTCGTCCGTTTCAGGCAAGGTTAATAAAATTGACAATGCACTGGATTCAAGTGGATACAGAAAACCGGCCGTTTACATTGACGTTGAAGGTGATGAATGGGAAGAAACCATTGACCGAACCGAAAGTATTGTACGTGACTGTAACTTATCTTCGAAAGAAATTGTTGATAAGATTTCGGCCGCAGGTATTGTAGGATTAGGCGGTGCTACATTTCCTACACAGGTAAAGCTTTTGCCTCCTCCCGGAACTAAAGCGGAAGTCCTTATCATAAACGGAGTGGAATGTGAGCCGTATCTAACTTCCGACCATTCGCTTATGTTGGAAAAGGGGTTAGAAATTCTGTCGGGCGTAAGTCTGCTAATGAAAGCAACGAATGTTTCGAAGGCTATTATAGGAATCGAGAACAATAAATCCGATGCCATCAATCATTTTAAGAAGCTGGCAACAGAATTTAAAGGGATTGAGATAGAACCTCTTAAAGTTCAGTATCCACAAGGTGGAGAAAAGCAATTAATTGATGCGATTATAAGTAAACAAGTAAAGAGTGGAGCGCTTCCCATTTCTGTGGGAGCGATTGTACAAAATGTAGGTACCGCATTTGCTGTGTACGAAGCTGTACAAAAAAACAAACCTCTTATCGAACGCATTGTAACCGTTACAGGTAAAGGGGTGTCAACTCCCTCAAATTTCAAGGTACGTATCGGAACACCGATCAGTATGCTTATTGAAGCTGCAGGAGGAATTCCCGAAAATACAGGTAAAATTATTGGTGGCGGCCCTATGATGGGTAAAGCTCTTATCAATGCAGAAGTTCCGGTTACAAAAGGAAGTTCGGGTATATTGATTCTGTCGAAAGAAGAGTCTGTTCGCAAGCCTGTGTACGACTGTATCCGTTGTGCGAAATGTGTAAAAGCATGCCCAATGGGATTAAATCCAAGTCTGCTTATGAATGCGACAGAGTTTAGCGAATGGGGACTTGCCGAAAAGAATTATATAACCGATTGTATTGAGTGCGGTTCCTGCAGCTATACGTGTCCGGCTAATCGTCCATTACTGGATCATATTCGTCTGGGTAAAACCAAAGTGATGGGAATTGTAAGAGCAAGAAAGCAATAA
- a CDS encoding Fe-S cluster domain-containing protein has translation MILIAVISLGVIGAVGAIILYAASKKFEVYEDPRIAQVQEVLPAANCGGCGYPGCSGFATACVGADTLEGLFCPVGGVDVMGKVAGILGKEATSADAMLAVVRCNGTCEARPKINQYDGVKSCAVASSLYGGETGCSFGCLGYGDCVDVCNFDAIFINPVTGIAEVIEDKCTSCGACVKACPKNLIELRKKGPKSRRIFVSCMNKDKGVVAKKACSNACIGCSLCFKECAFDAIKIENNLAYIDYNKCRLCRKCVDVCPTNAIHELNFPPKKEKKVEVTE, from the coding sequence ATGATTTTGATTGCTGTTATTTCACTAGGAGTAATTGGGGCTGTTGGAGCCATCATTTTATATGCTGCTTCCAAAAAATTTGAAGTTTATGAAGATCCGCGCATAGCTCAGGTGCAGGAAGTTTTGCCTGCTGCAAACTGTGGTGGCTGCGGATACCCGGGATGTAGCGGATTTGCTACTGCCTGCGTTGGTGCTGATACATTAGAAGGACTATTTTGTCCGGTAGGTGGAGTTGATGTTATGGGAAAAGTTGCCGGTATTTTAGGTAAAGAAGCAACTTCCGCCGATGCGATGCTGGCCGTAGTACGCTGCAATGGTACCTGCGAAGCCCGTCCAAAAATCAACCAGTACGATGGAGTTAAAAGTTGCGCAGTTGCGTCCAGTCTTTATGGAGGCGAAACTGGCTGTTCATTTGGCTGTTTGGGCTATGGCGACTGTGTAGACGTATGTAATTTCGACGCAATCTTTATCAATCCGGTAACCGGTATTGCTGAAGTAATTGAAGACAAATGTACATCCTGCGGCGCTTGTGTAAAAGCTTGTCCGAAAAATCTGATCGAGCTTCGTAAGAAAGGGCCCAAATCCCGTCGGATTTTTGTAAGTTGTATGAATAAAGACAAAGGCGTAGTTGCTAAAAAAGCATGTTCAAACGCATGTATCGGCTGTTCGCTTTGTTTTAAAGAATGTGCCTTCGATGCCATAAAAATCGAAAACAATCTGGCCTACATTGATTATAACAAGTGCCGACTATGTCGTAAATGTGTTGATGTTTGCCCGACAAATGCCATCCATGAACTAAACTTCCCTCCAAAGAAAGAGAAAAAAGTAGAAGTAACCGAATAA
- a CDS encoding SoxR reducing system RseC family protein has translation MSESIDHMGIIEKIDGNLISVKIVQQSACSGCHAKSMCTASDSKEKIIEVTDYSGKFNVNDTVIICGESSLGLQAVLFAFVIPLIIIVLTIAIGTNLQLAETESALLGLFAVVPYYGILYMCRNKLKKKFVFTLKKLN, from the coding sequence ATGAGCGAAAGCATAGATCACATGGGGATTATCGAAAAGATAGATGGCAATCTTATCTCAGTAAAGATTGTTCAGCAATCGGCTTGTTCCGGTTGCCACGCCAAGTCTATGTGTACAGCCTCGGATAGTAAAGAGAAAATCATTGAAGTAACCGATTACTCCGGTAAATTTAATGTAAATGATACCGTAATTATTTGCGGAGAAAGTTCTCTTGGATTACAGGCTGTACTTTTTGCATTTGTTATTCCTCTAATCATTATTGTTCTGACTATTGCTATAGGGACAAATCTACAACTAGCGGAAACAGAAAGCGCGCTACTTGGATTATTTGCTGTAGTACCTTACTATGGCATTTTGTATATGTGCCGCAATAAGCTAAAAAAGAAATTTGTTTTTACCTTAAAAAAACTTAATTAA
- a CDS encoding DUF3078 domain-containing protein has translation MMMKRCTMVLVFMLLLISVNATSQDITGLPDMSTTDSIQVLDQDTINTETPQSDLNKISDLRSQFEKQNSSYSAPVQPGESLKRFIKKDSIGLSEKALYWARYARDASMQFDKSTTFKDTVIVNPIFMTPLFKGNILPKNLSFYNFNVLNTKDPYSKYYKSDSVFKDELRQKRIEEMAILYIEKNNPEDFHYTMNNLPKDVIRPKEIQKDPTENLLSVSNDANFNDVSGPGKFIPERRYWKSNFESAIQFSQNHVSANWHKGGSSNLNVFTRNYLKYDYNKDKVQFANEVEMKLSFYNAPKDTIHDYKIGDDVLRLHSNLGYKAFNNWFYTFDAEFKTQLFTNYSENSTKQLAAFLSPFSVNVGVGMKYELNKSFKDKHKNLRLTVNLAPASFTYLYSLKDDIDLARHGFRDNKHSLSKFGSTVRTDLAYNISRNINWQSRFYYFTSYDQVVGEFENTLTLAISRFFSTRIYLHLRFDDGVSKKENIDSYFQMNELLSFGFNYKW, from the coding sequence ATGATGATGAAAAGATGTACAATGGTATTAGTATTCATGCTTTTACTGATAAGCGTTAACGCAACTTCGCAGGATATTACGGGTTTACCAGACATGAGTACAACAGATTCAATTCAGGTTTTGGATCAAGACACAATAAATACAGAGACTCCTCAGTCTGATCTAAACAAAATTTCAGATTTACGCTCGCAGTTTGAAAAGCAAAACAGCTCGTATTCGGCTCCGGTTCAGCCTGGAGAATCTTTGAAGAGATTCATAAAGAAAGATAGTATCGGGCTATCCGAAAAAGCTCTTTATTGGGCGCGGTATGCAAGAGATGCCTCCATGCAGTTTGATAAAAGCACAACCTTCAAAGACACGGTGATTGTTAATCCTATCTTCATGACTCCTTTGTTTAAAGGGAATATTCTTCCTAAAAATCTCTCTTTTTATAATTTCAACGTGCTGAATACAAAAGATCCATACAGTAAGTATTATAAATCAGATTCCGTTTTCAAAGATGAACTGAGACAAAAAAGGATTGAAGAAATGGCAATCCTATATATTGAAAAGAATAATCCCGAAGATTTTCATTACACTATGAATAATCTGCCTAAAGACGTAATCAGACCCAAAGAGATACAAAAGGATCCAACGGAAAATCTATTGTCTGTTTCTAATGATGCCAACTTTAATGATGTTAGCGGACCGGGAAAATTCATACCCGAAAGAAGATACTGGAAATCTAATTTTGAGAGTGCCATACAGTTCTCGCAAAACCATGTGTCAGCCAACTGGCATAAAGGAGGAAGCAGTAATCTGAATGTATTTACAAGAAATTACCTGAAGTACGACTACAACAAAGATAAAGTGCAGTTTGCAAACGAGGTGGAAATGAAATTAAGTTTTTACAATGCACCAAAAGATACAATCCATGATTACAAAATTGGAGACGATGTGTTACGGCTTCACAGTAACTTAGGTTATAAGGCCTTCAATAATTGGTTTTATACGTTTGACGCCGAATTCAAAACGCAGTTATTCACTAATTACTCGGAAAACTCAACAAAACAATTAGCCGCATTTCTTTCTCCGTTTTCTGTTAACGTTGGGGTCGGTATGAAATACGAGCTAAACAAATCCTTTAAGGACAAGCACAAAAACCTAAGGTTAACAGTCAATCTGGCTCCTGCTTCTTTTACCTATTTATATAGCTTAAAAGATGATATCGATCTGGCTCGTCACGGATTCAGAGATAACAAGCATAGTCTTAGCAAGTTCGGTTCGACTGTTCGTACCGATTTAGCATACAATATATCCAGGAATATTAACTGGCAATCAAGGTTTTATTATTTTACCAGTTATGACCAGGTAGTAGGCGAATTTGAGAACACATTAACGCTTGCTATCAGCAGATTTTTCTCTACCAGAATTTATCTTCACTTACGTTTTGACGACGGAGTGAGTAAAAAAGAGAACATTGACAGCTATTTCCAAATGAATGAGCTTTTAAGCTTCGGTTTTAATTACAAATGGTAA